One Triticum dicoccoides isolate Atlit2015 ecotype Zavitan chromosome 5B, WEW_v2.0, whole genome shotgun sequence genomic window carries:
- the LOC119308654 gene encoding vacuolar protein 8-like, with protein MTPPPSPSPSPPPPAAADALAQILHALLPPLLLAAASANALHSRWRALHATLLALQSSLVSAPAPAAGHPLFADLVASLLPALRSLHALSARCQDPALPGGRLRLQSDLDIAASSLTLLLHDLSLLLRSGLLSVDSSASSPNAIVLQVPAAAASRSDKSLFIRDAFARLQIGGLDLKLKALASLLELLGNDPAAEAANIVAADGDVAALLRMLDASAHSALRDRAAAVVALLATACGASRKAVFDEGGLGPLLRVLDSASAPATRERAVVAIEAITADAGSSWAVSAYGGVSILINACRPGSGSLAVQTLAVAAIKNVVSIDDVRSALVEEGGLPVLVDLLASGTTDTQKNAALCLWSIASMGDLETQQQIVQDGALPPLLQALHITTDLDLQNSVLRAIHVLAVVPSAARILCSSPLFFAQLTDLMRRGGSILLQQMAADMIADLAPGVSDDTKRCMAPCVGTLVKMMEVAKPASIQESAGRALLALMTLKSNRKELVRDEKNLTRLVQMLNPRNEEIDKKHPVSVLLALAMGGGNGTRRRLADAGACQHLQKLADAEVPCAKKALQRISSSRFKSLLSRGWNN; from the coding sequence atgacgccgccgccctcgccctcgccctcgcccccgccgccggccgccgcggacgCGCTCGCCCAGATCCTGCACGCGCTGCTCCCGCCGCTCCTCCTGGCCGCGGCGTCCGCCAACGCGCTCCACTCCCGCTGGCGCGCGCTGCACGCCACGCTGCTCGCGCTCCAGTCCTCGCTCGTCTCCGCGCCCGCCCCGGCCGCCGGCCACCCGCTCTTCGCCGATCTGGTGGCCTCGCTGCTCCCGGCCCTCCGCTCCCTCCACGCATTGTCCGCGCGCTGCCAGGACCCGGCCCTCCCCGGCGGGCGCCTGCGCCTCCAGAGCGACCTCGACATCGCCGCTTCCTCGCTCACGCTTCTCCTGCACGATCTCTCGCTGCTCCTTCGCTCGGGGCTCCTCTCCGTCGATTCGTCGGCGTCCTCCCCCAACGCCATTGTGCTGCAGGTGCCCGCGGCAGCCGCATCCCGCTCCGACAAGTCGCTTTTCATCAGGGACGCCTTTGCGCGGCTCCAGATCGGGGGCCTCGACCTCAAGCTCAAGGCCCTCGCCTCGCTGCTGGAGTTGCTGGGCAATGACCCTGCTGCTGAGGCCGCAAACATCGTTGCCGCCGATGGCGATGTGGCTGCGCTGCTCCGCATGCTCGACGCATCGGCCCACTCGGCGCTGAGGGACCGCGCAGCAGCGGTCGTGGCCCTCCTTGCCACTGCCTGCGGTGCATCCCGGAAAGCGGTCTTCGACGAGGGCGGCCTTGGCCCGCTGTTGCGCGTGCTTGACTCTGCCTCGGCACCGGCCACGAGGGAGCGTGCGGTTGTGGCCATTGAGGCCATCACTGCCGATGCCGGCAGCTCGTGGGCTGTATCAGCATATGGAGGGGTTTCCATCTTGATTAATGCGTGCCGTCCTGGCTCTGGTTCGTTGGCTGTGCAGACGCTCGCTGTAGCAGCTATCAAGAATGTGGTCTCGATCGACGATGTGCGCTCAGCGTTGGTTGAGGAGGGTGGGTTGCCAGTTCTGGTTGATTTACTTGCCAGCGGCACCACTGACACACAGAAGAATGCTGCTCTCTGCCTGTGGTCGATCGCGTCCATGGGCGACCTTGAGACACAGCAACAGATTGTACAAGATGGTGCATTACCGCCACTTTTGCAGGCTCTGCACATCACCACCGATCTCGATCTTCAGAATTCTGTCCTACGCGCTATCCACGTGCTTGCAGTAGTCCCTTCGGCCGCCAGGATCCTATGTTCATCCCCGCTGTTCTTTGCACAACTAACAGACCTTATGCGCCGTGGTGGTAGCATCCTGTTGCAGCAGATGGCTGCAGATATGATTGCCGACCTTGCACCTGGCGTGAGTGATGACACCAAGCGGTGCATGGCACCATGTGTTGGCACGCTGGTTAAGATGATGGAGGTAGCCAAGCCTGCATCCATACAGGAGTCAGCTGGCCGTGCACTACTTGCTTTGATGACCTTGAAATCCAATCGAAAGGAGTTGGTCAGGGATGAGAAGAATCTGACAAGGTTGGTGCAGATGCTTAACCCCCGGAATGAGGAGATTGACAAAAAGCACCCAGTCTCAGTACTGCTAGCACTTGCTATGGGTGGTGGGAATGGAACACGACGGCGTCTTGCAGATGCTGGTGCTTGTCAGCATCTACAGAAGCTGGCTGATGCTGAGGTGCCTTGTGCAAAGAAGGCTTTGCAAAGGATATCCAGCAGCCGATTCAAAAGCTTACTTTCCAGAGGGTGGAACAACTAG